Genomic window (Candidatus Nealsonbacteria bacterium):
TATTTTATAAATCTTATTCTAACATTTTAAAGTCTCCATTTCCAGTTAATCATTAAAAAGAGAAAGATTATTTGGGCTAGAATTCTCTTTCTTCGGCTTTTCTATTCTTTTTAATAAAGATTTAAAATTGAGATCCATAAAAAAATCTTCAGCCTTTTTTTGATCATAGTCTCCCCATCTGTTTTTTCTTAAATCCAGCCTACTAATATCAACGTCCCTCTTGATAGTAACTAATTCTTTGCTTAAAAAAGCTTCTTTTCGGTAATCAACCAGTTTCTTTTTAACAGTTAAGATTATACTCTCTGATTCTTGATCAACCGCTTTATAAATTCCTTCCAGTGTTTTGAATTTTAAAAGGAGATCTTGTGCGGTTTTCTCTCCTATCCCGGGAACACCTAATATATTATCAGAAGGATCACCTCTTAAAGACTTGAAGTCAATGAGTTGATTTGATGATAGCCCCTTATATTTTTCTTTTACTTTCTCGCTATCATACAAAAAAAATTCCTTAATACTTCTTTGAAGTAAACAGGCTTTTGTTGTGGGAGAAATCAATTGGAGTATATCCATATCACCACTTAAAATGACCGCTTCTCCGTATTTCTTTTCGGCAATGATATCACATATTGTTCCAATAATATCATCGGCTTCAAATCCCTCTCTTTCAATCATTATGATATTGAAAACATCAAGTCCCTCTTTGACCAGAGGAAATTGAGCATATAAATCATCTGGCGATGGAACCCTCTTTGCTTTGTAATCCTTGAATTTCTTGTGCCTAAAAGTTGGTTTTGGGACATCAAAAGTCGCAATTACGTAGTCCGGATTAATGTCCTTAATGCTTTTAAATAAGATTGAAAAAAAACCGTAAACCGCATTTACAACTCTACCATCCTTTACTGTAAGGGGGGGTAGTGCGTAATAGGCACGATGAATAAGTGAATTACTATCAATTACTAAAAAGATGTCTTTTGGCTCCATAATTATATACGACAATATATCATTAAATTGACCAAAATGAAACAAAATGATATAAGATTATTGTTATCGGGGCGTGGTGTAACGGCTAACATATGCGCTTTGGGAGCGTAGGACTCCCAGTTCGAATCTGGGCGCCCCGACAAATATTTAGCGGGTGTCGTATAATGGCTATTATGACAGCCTTCCAAGCTTTAGATGTGGGTTCGATTCCCATCACCCGCTCCAAAAAAGATGTTTACGTTATCTGATTACTGAAATTAAAATCAAAAGAACACCTATTACGATTCTATACACTATAAACGGATAGAGCGTGTGAGTTGAGATAAATTTGAGAAAATACTTTATTGTCAAAAAACCAAAAACGCAAGCTGAAATGATTCCAATGACAAAATGAAGAAAAGTATCGCCTTGTATCGTGTATGTGTTCATTGCCTCATTAAACTTGAGAAGACCAGCTCCCGCAACAATGGGACCGGAGAGTAAGAACGCGAACTTAGCCGCCTCATCGCGCTTAACGCCAATAAATAACCCGGCAGACATAGTGGCACCGGAACGGGAAATGCCTGGGATGAGGGCAATTGTTTGAAACAAGCCGATGATTAGCGACTCTTTCTTTGTTATTGAACTTCCGTTACGCATCTTTTTTCCATACTTTTCAGCAAAAAACATTATAAAACTAAAACCGATAAGAGCTACACCAACGAGCCACAATTGCCTGAATGACGATTCAATTATAGATTCAAATAATAAACCAAAAACGACAGTCGGTATCGTACCGATAATAAGCCTAACAAGTAATGGACGATTTCTATACAAATCCGCATAGTCTTTAAAAAAGAACAATAATACAGCAAAAAGCGTCCCGAGATGAATTGAAGCGTCAAACGCAAGTCCGAATCGCTCTGGGGAAACGCCAAAAAAATGTTCAAGTATTATAAGATGTCCAGAGGATGATATTGGAAGAAATTCCGTTACCCCCTGAACAAATCCTGCGACTGCGGCATATATATAGTCCATTGCGATTGGCTATTGAAAGATTGAAGAATTGAAAATTTATGAACGCTGATTTATACTGATTTTATTAAGCGTGTCTAAGGCGATATCACCTTTTTTGGTAAATCGATCAGAATATCTTGATATTCCTTCCAATCTTTCAGGTTTAAGTCGCCAATTTTTGATTTAGAGTAGCCATTCATATGCTTTAATGTAATTGTACAGGAATTTTCAAATTATATCAATTTTTTTCGTCGCACGCTCGCGTGCAGTTTGGCCAAGGCGAGTGGCAAAAATAGAGAGGGTGTGTGGGGAAAAATTCCCGCCCCGCCCTCGCTTTCGCCACTCCTTTTTCCGCCACCGCAATTTTTCGTGCCAATGAAATTGGTATGCCACACTTATTATAACTTTTCGTATAATGTTCGCTCATAAAAAAATTTAGCCATTGATGGTTTAACTTCTGCTTGATTTATTTAATGCAATTTCGTGAGCAAGGTCGGAAAGATTAACGATTGAATTGCACACCATATGTCCCTCTTACATTTCTGGTTGTGATAAGATGATTATTTTTTTGACTGATTATTTTTATCATAGCTCTATGTTCTATTTCTCGATCTGAAATTGAAGGAAATATTATTTTTTTATTTTTTATTAATTTTTCAAACATAAAAAATTATTTTAGTCCCAGCCATAATGGGAAAAATTTATTCCTTTTAAATAATATTCTATAGATTTTTCAACATAAGGAACTATATTTTCTGGTAATTTATTTAAAGGAAACCATACCAACCCTCCACATTTATCTGGCTCCATATTTTTAATATCACCATGCCACTTTTTAACCTCAAAGAAAAATGCCACCCTTTCATTATTAGACTTATTGTGCATAATATGCATAAACTTTATATCTTCAGGCTCTATAGCTATACCGATTTCTTCTTTAGCTTCTCTTATTGATGCACTAACTATTTTTTCCCCTCCGTCTAAATGACCAGCAGGCACATGATAATATCCGTCCATATAACCAGTATTTTCTCTTAATAAAAATAAAATTTTATTATTTTTAATAAGAAATAAATGGACATCCGCTACTAAACTAAATCTTGCTTTTTTCATATTTTTTTCAAAAACTAAATTTTTTTAATTTCATCGTTTTTAATACTTGGTTTCAAGTTTCTATTGCAACTTAATTGTTAATTAATTTGTACTATCCAACATCAGTAATTATTGATAAAGTAGCTTTGAGCAAAATCATAAATATACTCCGAAAAACCCCTTAAAAGGGTTTTTTTAGTGTTTACAAACTGTATAATTATTATACTTCTTTACAAGATCTTTGAATGGCCCACTAAAGACTATTTCGCCTTTATCTAGCAAATATACTTTTTGTGAGAATTTTTCAACAATTTCTATTTCATTCGTTGCCATAATAATTGCCGTCTTATACTCCTTATTAAAACGGTCTAAAATCCCTAATATCAAATCAACACTTTCAATATCAATACCAGATAAAACCTCGTCTAGTATCA
Coding sequences:
- the uppP gene encoding undecaprenyl-diphosphatase UppP, which encodes MDYIYAAVAGFVQGVTEFLPISSSGHLIILEHFFGVSPERFGLAFDASIHLGTLFAVLLFFFKDYADLYRNRPLLVRLIIGTIPTVVFGLLFESIIESSFRQLWLVGVALIGFSFIMFFAEKYGKKMRNGSSITKKESLIIGLFQTIALIPGISRSGATMSAGLFIGVKRDEAAKFAFLLSGPIVAGAGLLKFNEAMNTYTIQGDTFLHFVIGIISACVFGFLTIKYFLKFISTHTLYPFIVYRIVIGVLLILISVIR
- a CDS encoding NUDIX domain-containing protein, which encodes MKKARFSLVADVHLFLIKNNKILFLLRENTGYMDGYYHVPAGHLDGGEKIVSASIREAKEEIGIAIEPEDIKFMHIMHNKSNNERVAFFFEVKKWHGDIKNMEPDKCGGLVWFPLNKLPENIVPYVEKSIEYYLKGINFSHYGWD